The sequence ACGGGCAAGGCCGTTGTCCTGGCCACCGGCAACCGCACCTTCTTTGGGCAGATGGCGGAAAAACTCACCGGCAAACGACCCGAAACGGCCTTCGACCGCGGCGTCCGGCACGTGAGCTGGCTGTTGATCCGGTTCATGTTGGTGATGGCCCCTACCGTCTTTTTCATCAACGGCATCCTCAAACACGATTGGTTGGACGCCTTCCTCTTCGGCGTGGCCATCGCTGTGGGACTCACACCCGAAATGCTGCCCATGATCGTCAACGCCAACCTCGCCCGCGGCGCCATCGCCATGGCCCGCCAAAAAACCATCGTCAAACACCTCCACGCCATCCAGAACTTCGGGGCCATGAACATCCTTTGCACGGACAAAACCGGCACGCTCACCCGGGACAAGGTGGTCCTGATCCGGCACGTGGACCTCAACGGCCGTGACAGCCGGCGCGTCCTCGAACACGCCTACCTGAACAGCCTCTTCCAAACCGGCCTGAAGAACCTGCTCGACCGCGCCGTCATCGAGCGCGCCGAAAGCCTGGGCCTCCGCGACGCCGCCAAGACATGGTGGAAACTGGACGAAATCCCGTTCGACTTTGTCCGACGACGCATGTCGGTGCTCCTCAGCCGGTCTCGTCGCGAACACGTCCTCTTTTGCAAGGGCGCCGTCGAGGAAATGCTCGACATCTGCCGCCACGTCGAGCACAACGGCCGCATCGTCCCCTTGTCCGACACCCTGCGCGAACAACTCAAAGAGTTGCGGGACCACCTGAACGAGGACGGCCTCCGCGTCATCGCCGTCGGCTACAAACAGCTCCCCGCACACACGACCCGCGTCACCGCCGCCGATGAATCCGACCTCGTCTTCTCGGGCTTCGTCGCGTTCCTCGATCCCCCCAAGGAAACCACCGCCGAAGCCCTCCGCCTCCTGCGGGAACACGGCGTGACCGTGAAAATCCTCACCGGCGACAACGCCGTCGTGGCCCGGAAAATCTGCCGGGACGTCGGGCTGACCGTCGAAAACATCATCACCGGCGCCGAAATTGAGACGCTCGACGACAACGCCCTGGCCCAACTGGCCGAACACACCACCATCTTCGCCAAACTCTCGCCCATGCAAAAGGCGCGCGTCATCCGGGCCCTCAAGTCCCGGGGACACATCGTGGGATTCATGGGCGACGGCATCAACGATGCCATGGCCCTGCGGGAGGCAGACGTGGGAATCTCCGTGGACTCCGCGGTGGACGTGGCCAGGGAAGCCGCCGACATCATCCTTCTCGAAAAAAGCCTCCTGGTGCTCGAGCGGGGGATCGTGGAGGGCCGGCGCACCTTCGGCAACGTCATCAAGTACATCAAAATGACCGCCAGCTCCAATTTCGGCAACGTGTTCAGCGTGCTGGCGGCCAGTGCGTTCCTCCCGTTTCTGCCCATGCTGCCAGTACAGTTGCTCGTCCAAAACCTGCTCTACGATATCTCGCAAATCGCCATCCCCTGGGATCACATGGACGAGGACTGGCTGAAAATCCCGCGCCCGTGGAACGCCGGCAACATCGCCACCTTCATGCTCTGCATCGGCCCCATCAGCTCCATCTTTGACATCCTCACCTTCTGGGTGATGTGGCATGTTTTCGGCGCCACTTCGATCGCCACCCAGTCCCTGTTCCAATCGGGCTGGTTCGTCGAGGGCCTGCTGACCCAAACGCTGATCGTCCACATGATCCGCACCGAGAAAATCCCGTTCCTGCAGAGCACGGCAGCGCCGGCGGTGCTTGCCACCACGGCCCTCGTGATGGCCGTGGGGGTTGTGTTACCGTTCACCCCCATTGCCTCCGCCTTCCGCTTCCAACCTTTACCTGCAAGCTATTTTCTGTACCTGGTCGCGGCCCTGCTGGGTTACTGCGTCCTCACCCAGCTGGCCAAGGGCCTTTATATCCGCAGGTTCCACCAGTGGCTGTGAGGCCTGATAACGCATCAGTTGCCGCAAAGGGGACGGATCGGCCCGCCAGTCCGCAGTATTGCATCACAGGTCCACAGTTGGGGCCTCCAATCACTGCGCACTCGGAGGTTCGAGGATGAAAAGCCACCCGCCTGTCGTGCACGTGACATGCGGCGAAGGGACTGCCCTGCTCCGGCCCTGACACGCGTATTTTCGCGGTTGAAGCCGGCTGGCATGTCGCGGTGACACGGGGCTTTGCCAACCCCGGCCCCGCGAGCGTCTGGACTGTGCCGGTGAGCGCACGACCATCAGACACAGGGACTCGCCGAGGCCAGGACAGACGTGTCAGACCGACCGCAACCGCTTGAAAGCCGGATCTCAAAGATTCCCACGAGTGAGCCGAGCAGAGTCGTCCATGGCCATGGCAGTAAGAGCACAAGGCATACAGTCAACGCAATGAGAGCAGCGCACAACCCCAACAA is a genomic window of Limisphaera ngatamarikiensis containing:
- the mgtA gene encoding magnesium-translocating P-type ATPase, which encodes MTPTGYQPPELFRDLGEAASADTEEVLRRLRVGPEGLTWTEARRRLEVFGPNELAAQKPPGWPVLLWNATRHPFNAILAALALVSWVTGDLKAVVVMVSMIVLSVGLRFWQEARSQMQAASLRNMVHNEATVLRAENKGVDRKPNALNRIASDIPTRELVPGDIVLLSAGDMVPADLRLLESRDLFVTQSALTGEAMPVEKYEPDRQPAGPPKPSDRLPVEVLDSPHLLFMGSSIVSGTGKAVVLATGNRTFFGQMAEKLTGKRPETAFDRGVRHVSWLLIRFMLVMAPTVFFINGILKHDWLDAFLFGVAIAVGLTPEMLPMIVNANLARGAIAMARQKTIVKHLHAIQNFGAMNILCTDKTGTLTRDKVVLIRHVDLNGRDSRRVLEHAYLNSLFQTGLKNLLDRAVIERAESLGLRDAAKTWWKLDEIPFDFVRRRMSVLLSRSRREHVLFCKGAVEEMLDICRHVEHNGRIVPLSDTLREQLKELRDHLNEDGLRVIAVGYKQLPAHTTRVTAADESDLVFSGFVAFLDPPKETTAEALRLLREHGVTVKILTGDNAVVARKICRDVGLTVENIITGAEIETLDDNALAQLAEHTTIFAKLSPMQKARVIRALKSRGHIVGFMGDGINDAMALREADVGISVDSAVDVAREAADIILLEKSLLVLERGIVEGRRTFGNVIKYIKMTASSNFGNVFSVLAASAFLPFLPMLPVQLLVQNLLYDISQIAIPWDHMDEDWLKIPRPWNAGNIATFMLCIGPISSIFDILTFWVMWHVFGATSIATQSLFQSGWFVEGLLTQTLIVHMIRTEKIPFLQSTAAPAVLATTALVMAVGVVLPFTPIASAFRFQPLPASYFLYLVAALLGYCVLTQLAKGLYIRRFHQWL